From a single Pseudophryne corroboree isolate aPseCor3 chromosome 6, aPseCor3.hap2, whole genome shotgun sequence genomic region:
- the LOC134936280 gene encoding histone H1B-like — translation MAETAPVAAAVPPSEVAAKKKRQPKKAAGGAKKSGKSSGPSVSELIVKAVAASKERSGVSLAALKKALAAGGYDVERNNSRIKVGVKGLVTKGTLTQVKGTGASGSFKLDKKQVESKKAAQKSLKPKKPAAKKVAKSPKKPKKAPSAAKSPKKVKKPAKAAAAKSPKKPIAVKPKKAAKSPAKKAAKPKAAKSPAKKAAKPKATKSPAKKAAKAKKAAAKK, via the coding sequence ATGGCGGAAACTGCCCCCGTCGCCGCCGCTGTTCCTCCATCAGAGGTcgcagccaaaaagaagaggcagccgaagAAAGCTGCTGGAGGAGCAAAGAAGAGCGGCAAGTCTTCTGGACCCAGCGTCTCCGAGCTGATCGTAAAAGCCGTGGCCGCCTCTAAAGAGCGCAGCGGGGTTTCTCTTgccgccctgaagaaggctctggctgccggaggctacgatgtggagaggaacaacAGCCGCATCAAAGTGGGGGTGAAAGGATTAGTGACCAAAGGAACTCTCACCCAGGTGAAAGGTACCGGCGCTTCCGGCTCCTTCAAGCTCGATAAGAAACAAGTGGAAAGCAAGAAGGCCGCCCAGAAGTCCCTGAAGCCCAAGAAACCTGCAGCGAAGAAAGTGGCCAAATCCCCGAAGAAGCCCAAGAAGGCTCCGAGTGCAGCCAAGAGCCCGAAAAAGGTGAAGAAACCCGCTAAAGCGGCTGctgccaaaagcccaaagaagcctaTAGCCGTGAAGCCTAAGAAGGCGGCCAAGAGTCCCgccaagaaggcggcgaagcccaaagctgccaagagtccggccaagaaggcAGCGAAGCCAAAAGCCACAAAAAGCCCGGCCAAGAAGGCAGCTAAGGCTAAGAAAGCTGCGGCCAAGAAGTGA
- the LOC134936315 gene encoding histone H2B 1.1-like yields MPDPAKSAPAPKKGSKKAVTKTQKKDGKKRRKSRKESYAIYVYKVLKQVHPDTGISSKAMGIMNSFVNDIFERIAGEASRLAHYNKRSTITSREIQTAVRLLLPGELAKHAVSEGTKAVTKYTSAK; encoded by the coding sequence ATGCCTGATCCAGCAAAGTCTGCTCCGGCGCCTAAGAAAGGCTCTAAGAAAGCGGTGACCAAGACCCAGAAGAAGGATGGGAAGAAGCGTAGGaagagcaggaaggagagttacgccatttacgtctacaaggtgctgaagcaggtgcaccctgacaccggcatctcctccaaggctatgggcatcatgaactcctttgtcaaTGACATCTTTGAGCGCATTGCTGGGGAAGCTTCTCGCCTGGCTCATTACAACAAGCGCTCGaccatcacctcccgggagatccagaccgccgtacgcctgctgctgccgggagagctggccaagcacgccgtgtccgagggcaccaaggcTGTTACCAAGTACACCAGCGCCAAGTAA